The proteins below come from a single Demetria terragena DSM 11295 genomic window:
- a CDS encoding class I SAM-dependent methyltransferase, with product MTSELTDRQEVDHQYSSEGRLQTRSRLWAPSPPGESPQDLAIAALKAAKVDSVLEIGCGRGEFAQRMRDELAADVLATDQSEAMVEATTRRGVAAQVVNADELPYETGQFDAVVAMWMLYHVPNLHRTLTEVRRVLKPGGVFVAVTNGRDHTADLRREVGLAPLETQFMTENGSQALRRHFDHVDLTKTTGEGIADHATACAYIATFAPERADQLPAYDGTRTFTGSGAVFVAH from the coding sequence ATGACCAGCGAACTCACCGACCGCCAAGAAGTGGATCACCAATACAGCAGCGAGGGGCGGCTACAGACGCGGTCACGTCTTTGGGCGCCGAGCCCTCCCGGTGAGTCGCCACAGGACCTGGCCATCGCGGCGCTCAAGGCGGCTAAGGTCGACTCAGTCCTTGAGATCGGCTGCGGCCGTGGTGAATTCGCGCAGCGCATGAGGGATGAACTCGCAGCGGACGTGCTCGCGACTGACCAGTCGGAGGCCATGGTCGAAGCGACCACGCGTCGTGGCGTTGCCGCGCAGGTCGTGAACGCTGACGAATTGCCATACGAGACAGGCCAATTCGACGCCGTCGTCGCGATGTGGATGCTCTATCACGTGCCAAACCTGCATCGGACTCTGACTGAGGTGCGACGTGTTCTCAAGCCAGGCGGCGTCTTCGTGGCTGTGACTAACGGGCGCGATCACACCGCCGACCTGCGCCGGGAGGTCGGCCTCGCGCCACTTGAGACACAGTTCATGACCGAAAATGGCAGCCAAGCGCTGCGCCGGCATTTCGATCATGTCGACCTGACGAAGACCACGGGTGAGGGGATCGCCGATCACGCAACCGCCTGCGCGTACATCGCGACGTTCGCGCCCGAACGGGCCGATCAGCTGCCCGCCTATGACGGCACTCGAACCTTCACTGGCAGTGGCGCGGTGTTTGTCGCGCACTGA
- a CDS encoding Type 1 glutamine amidotransferase-like domain-containing protein, whose translation MTLQHRIYASLIATGLGLTLVSAPSVAGTDRSPGRQDPVRTLIPVGGGYETTTMTQLVRQVARVAQGKTVDLLVVPSSYGDAPEDRAENLRQAGTRATELNGVCEATVDRSRFTGCRTTLLPLLNRDDALDPANSKQFNNRATDGAFILGGDQVLAMKVLANTPAETAMARAYRRGVVISGTSAGNAVESRSMITGYTPDGYPETGLQRSSVTVGWGDTLRTDDRGLAFGARGFIFDQHFYQRGRFGRLLNVTAQSAQRYGRGGKVGLGADYATAPVMRNEKTVTGVIGQSSVAIVDFGTARAPVSWRGTDKTLSTRNVLTHLLAPGESITYDGARRQVTMNGRALSFRPKPLPPLRHDGRATLLLGGGDNARADSPVLRSFVRGTAGHSRAPVVIVTAGYADEFTADTAAQAYRTAVASAGWTGPIKVLVAGRDRVDARAVRGAAGVIFAGGDQSLLGTALRDKSFARSVHTATRRAPVVLTDGAMTAAMADRYSTVANPTDENYEDEGIRLFRRDAQRWAPGLGLVNRVTLEPNLTANYRWGVLYGAAARNPRAMALGVSERTAIRLNDRHATVVGDRSVVTLDGRTARFGTASNGALTAAGVWLSTAASGDRLPN comes from the coding sequence ATGACCCTGCAGCATCGGATATACGCCTCGCTCATCGCGACGGGACTGGGTTTGACCCTCGTCTCGGCGCCCTCCGTGGCGGGCACGGATCGTTCCCCCGGGCGGCAAGACCCGGTTCGGACGTTGATCCCCGTTGGCGGCGGATACGAAACCACCACGATGACCCAGCTCGTCCGGCAGGTGGCGCGCGTGGCCCAGGGCAAGACGGTGGACCTCTTGGTGGTGCCCTCGAGTTATGGCGATGCCCCGGAGGATCGCGCGGAGAACCTTCGGCAGGCGGGCACTCGGGCCACCGAGCTCAACGGAGTATGCGAGGCCACAGTGGACCGCTCGCGCTTCACCGGCTGCCGCACCACCCTGCTCCCGCTTCTGAATCGCGACGATGCGCTCGATCCGGCGAACTCCAAGCAGTTCAACAATCGAGCGACCGATGGCGCGTTCATTCTCGGCGGCGACCAAGTGCTGGCGATGAAGGTGTTGGCCAACACCCCGGCGGAGACGGCGATGGCTCGCGCGTACCGGCGAGGTGTGGTCATCAGCGGCACCAGCGCCGGAAACGCCGTCGAATCACGCTCGATGATCACCGGATACACCCCGGACGGGTATCCCGAAACGGGGTTGCAGCGGTCGTCCGTCACGGTGGGTTGGGGCGACACGTTGCGCACCGACGACCGCGGGTTGGCTTTCGGTGCACGAGGATTCATCTTTGATCAGCACTTCTACCAGCGGGGCCGGTTCGGTCGACTGCTCAACGTCACCGCACAGTCGGCGCAGCGCTATGGCAGGGGCGGCAAGGTAGGACTGGGTGCCGACTACGCCACCGCCCCGGTGATGCGCAATGAGAAGACTGTCACCGGGGTCATCGGGCAGTCCTCCGTCGCCATTGTCGACTTCGGCACCGCGCGGGCACCGGTGTCCTGGAGGGGAACCGACAAGACGCTGTCCACCCGCAATGTGCTGACGCACCTGCTCGCGCCCGGGGAGTCGATAACCTACGACGGCGCGCGCCGACAGGTCACGATGAATGGGCGCGCTCTCTCGTTCCGGCCAAAACCGCTGCCTCCCCTGAGGCACGACGGGCGGGCCACGTTGTTGCTCGGCGGTGGTGATAATGCCCGGGCTGACAGCCCCGTACTGCGCTCGTTTGTGCGCGGGACCGCCGGTCACTCACGGGCTCCGGTGGTCATCGTGACGGCGGGGTATGCGGACGAATTCACTGCTGACACCGCAGCCCAGGCCTATCGAACGGCAGTGGCCTCGGCAGGCTGGACCGGCCCCATCAAGGTGCTGGTCGCTGGGCGCGACCGAGTCGATGCACGCGCTGTGCGTGGTGCAGCCGGGGTGATCTTCGCCGGTGGCGACCAGTCGTTGCTCGGAACCGCCTTGCGAGACAAGTCTTTTGCCCGTTCGGTGCACACGGCGACGCGGCGGGCACCAGTTGTCTTGACCGATGGCGCCATGACGGCCGCGATGGCCGATCGCTATTCAACGGTCGCCAACCCCACGGACGAAAACTATGAGGACGAGGGAATTCGCTTGTTCCGCAGGGATGCTCAGCGCTGGGCACCCGGACTCGGGCTCGTCAACCGCGTGACCCTGGAGCCAAACCTCACCGCGAACTACCGGTGGGGAGTGCTGTACGGCGCGGCCGCCCGCAACCCGCGCGCGATGGCACTTGGAGTCAGCGAGCGCACAGCCATCCGGCTCAACGACCGGCACGCCACGGTCGTCGGCGATCGCTCGGTCGTGACCCTCGATGGGCGAACAGCTCGGTTCGGAACGGCGAGCAATGGCGCCCTCACCGCCGCGGGCGTATGGCTGAGCACGGCCGCCAGCGGGGACCGCCTCCCGAACTAG
- a CDS encoding M23 family metallopeptidase, with protein MCTDHESSFNPSRRMVLATGVTTAGIALGGIISADEALAASYVRPVKDHNKHPISAAYKKPGSWAAGYHTGVDIACPVGTPVYATIAGDVRTGRAAWGAAYGTMVLINDNVDGSDWGYCHLSKASVKDGAKVKTGQLIGYSGNTGNTTGPHLHLERRPRYGGYGTDKNPNLWP; from the coding sequence TTGTGCACTGACCACGAATCCTCATTCAACCCAAGCCGTCGCATGGTCCTGGCCACTGGCGTAACAACCGCTGGCATCGCCCTCGGCGGCATCATTTCGGCCGACGAAGCCCTCGCCGCGTCCTACGTGCGGCCCGTCAAAGATCACAACAAGCACCCGATCTCGGCGGCGTACAAGAAGCCCGGCAGTTGGGCCGCTGGCTATCACACCGGTGTCGATATCGCCTGCCCAGTCGGCACTCCCGTCTACGCCACCATCGCTGGCGATGTCCGGACTGGCCGGGCAGCGTGGGGCGCCGCGTACGGCACCATGGTCCTGATCAACGACAACGTGGATGGATCCGACTGGGGCTACTGCCACCTGTCGAAGGCATCGGTGAAGGATGGTGCCAAGGTGAAGACCGGTCAGTTGATCGGCTACTCGGGCAACACCGGCAACACCACCGGCCCGCACCTGCACCTAGAGCGCCGCCCCCGCTATGGCGGCTACGGCACGGACAAGAACCCCAACCTGTGGCCCTGA
- a CDS encoding SGNH/GDSL hydrolase family protein, translating to MAATLSEWVDSAESRAYTIQFQRIEQLLAGISNVGSISADVRARAMGVTPTEYAYHQAIFQARVRRAKSELDGEVLDRVRTLWRGKTIVCFGDSITADRQSWAEILAGALGPHVNVCNQGRAGDTTADLIARFQFSVAPQKPDAVVVLVGTNDARRFSADVDGASGYGPMAISDEQTRLNLIELDRLISCVSPRAGLWMAPPPGIDERIQQHPSGRLAFSQWRAADLASKSQLVRDLFPAAFDASDAFAPSAEVGQFLLSDGLHPNLAGQVSIARGALALLDQPSFHRNGAVQERKP from the coding sequence ATGGCCGCGACATTGTCGGAATGGGTCGACTCAGCCGAATCCCGTGCCTACACGATCCAGTTCCAGCGCATCGAGCAACTGCTTGCTGGGATCAGCAATGTTGGATCGATCTCAGCTGATGTGCGAGCTCGCGCCATGGGCGTGACACCTACTGAATACGCATACCACCAGGCGATCTTCCAAGCGCGCGTACGCCGCGCCAAGTCAGAGCTGGATGGAGAGGTGCTCGATCGCGTCCGTACTCTCTGGCGCGGCAAGACCATTGTGTGCTTTGGGGACAGCATTACCGCTGACCGCCAGTCGTGGGCCGAGATTCTCGCCGGGGCGCTAGGCCCGCACGTCAACGTATGCAACCAGGGCAGAGCCGGAGACACGACGGCGGATCTGATTGCCCGGTTCCAGTTCTCGGTCGCGCCGCAGAAGCCAGATGCGGTCGTCGTGCTTGTCGGAACCAACGATGCCCGTCGGTTCAGTGCGGACGTCGATGGCGCTTCGGGTTATGGCCCCATGGCGATCAGCGATGAACAGACACGACTCAATCTCATCGAACTCGATCGCCTGATCTCGTGCGTCTCGCCCAGAGCTGGATTGTGGATGGCCCCCCCGCCCGGAATCGATGAGCGTATTCAGCAGCACCCCAGTGGTCGGTTGGCGTTCTCGCAGTGGCGAGCCGCTGACCTGGCGAGTAAGTCACAGCTCGTGCGCGACCTGTTCCCCGCCGCGTTCGACGCCTCAGACGCTTTCGCACCCTCTGCCGAGGTTGGCCAATTCCTGCTGTCCGACGGTCTGCATCCCAACCTTGCGGGGCAGGTGTCCATAGCCCGCGGGGCGCTGGCATTGCTCGATCAACCGAGTTTTCACCGCAACGGTGCGGTGCAAGAAAGGAAGCCATGA
- a CDS encoding FecCD family ABC transporter permease → MTSVPVAPATRIETSRPVLVIGILVLLAALLMCGFFVGSGGYTVSDAWNAIRGIGDPTTVEVIRNNRVPRTLLAAVVGVALGVAGSIMQGLTRNPLADPGILGVNAGAYFAMIIGAVALGVSSTLGYMMCALVGAFVAATTVYLIGSRGMAGASPAKLVLTGVAVGSLFSGIGFGLTMITPQAFDQIRGWQVGTLDGRNWEELSIVWAPILVAALTALFLIPQLNGLALGDDRARALGVPVTRVRAIGFVLVTVLCGAATAAVGPLTFIGLMVPHAVRTIFGPDNKWLIPVSLVVGAIVVTGADVLARILTPSELPVGMVTAFLGAPVLIYLARRRGVAEL, encoded by the coding sequence GTGACGAGTGTCCCGGTGGCGCCGGCGACGCGTATCGAGACATCCCGGCCGGTCCTGGTGATCGGGATTCTTGTGTTGCTCGCCGCTCTTCTCATGTGCGGATTCTTTGTTGGCTCAGGCGGTTACACGGTCTCCGACGCCTGGAATGCGATCCGCGGCATCGGGGACCCGACCACGGTCGAGGTCATCCGCAATAACCGCGTTCCCCGCACGCTGCTCGCTGCGGTCGTGGGCGTCGCGCTCGGCGTGGCGGGCTCGATCATGCAGGGCCTGACCCGTAACCCGCTGGCCGATCCGGGCATTCTCGGCGTCAACGCTGGCGCCTACTTCGCCATGATCATCGGCGCGGTGGCGCTGGGAGTCAGCTCCACCCTCGGCTACATGATGTGCGCGCTCGTCGGCGCGTTTGTTGCCGCCACGACGGTGTATCTCATCGGCTCGCGCGGCATGGCGGGCGCCAGCCCAGCCAAGCTCGTCCTCACCGGTGTGGCCGTGGGGTCGCTGTTCTCCGGCATCGGCTTCGGTCTGACGATGATCACGCCGCAAGCCTTTGACCAGATTCGTGGTTGGCAGGTCGGCACCCTCGATGGCCGCAACTGGGAAGAACTCAGCATCGTCTGGGCTCCGATCCTGGTCGCCGCGCTGACCGCCCTCTTCCTCATCCCTCAGCTCAATGGCCTCGCACTCGGCGACGACCGGGCCCGCGCCCTGGGCGTACCGGTCACCCGCGTGCGAGCCATCGGCTTCGTGCTGGTCACCGTGTTGTGCGGCGCGGCGACGGCGGCGGTTGGCCCGCTGACCTTCATCGGGTTGATGGTGCCGCACGCCGTACGCACGATCTTTGGCCCGGACAATAAGTGGCTGATCCCGGTGAGTCTGGTGGTCGGGGCCATCGTGGTGACCGGCGCCGATGTGCTCGCCCGAATCCTCACCCCGTCCGAACTTCCGGTGGGCATGGTCACCGCGTTCCTTGGTGCTCCCGTCTTGATCTATCTCGCCCGCCGACGAGGGGTGGCTGAGCTATGA
- a CDS encoding ROK family transcriptional regulator encodes MESVAAVREPQLRRLVDVLAQFGPLTRDELMKETGWARSTVSRVTGHLLTSQLLVERDPTSSGERGRPATRLALNPDFGVGVGLDFGARHVRGVIADATHEIAARAEVSLTEDYTPAAAAAATKRVLQQLLDEAGSDRSAIVGVTAAVPTPVDRQSGSASAGSLLPAWSGINVRQHLTDATGFPVLIDNDSKLAAYGELRWGAGREIRDFLYFKLHSGVGGAVVTDGRLTHGSTGAAGHLGHLSVDPNGPLCRCGGRGCLETLAGVPAILDSIAQAHGEVSLRQALVLLNDGDPAVLTVITEASRWVGRAAGILANVLNPSAIILGGAMSAAYDYIEPPLSLALSANTLPINRDTRVLPGALGRDASALGALATSLKHGLGRRLTQ; translated from the coding sequence ATGGAATCTGTCGCAGCCGTTCGCGAGCCCCAACTGAGGCGGCTCGTCGATGTCCTCGCCCAATTCGGGCCGCTCACGCGCGATGAGCTCATGAAGGAGACCGGCTGGGCGAGGTCCACCGTGTCCCGGGTGACGGGACACTTGCTGACTTCACAGTTGTTGGTGGAACGCGATCCGACGTCGAGTGGTGAGAGGGGTCGCCCTGCGACGCGACTCGCGCTCAATCCGGATTTCGGCGTGGGCGTTGGCCTCGACTTCGGTGCGCGCCACGTGCGGGGCGTCATTGCCGATGCCACGCACGAAATCGCCGCGCGTGCTGAGGTGTCCTTGACCGAGGATTACACCCCAGCAGCAGCGGCCGCCGCGACAAAGCGCGTTCTCCAACAACTGCTCGATGAGGCAGGATCCGACAGGTCCGCGATCGTCGGGGTCACCGCTGCGGTGCCGACGCCAGTTGACCGGCAGTCAGGATCGGCCTCTGCTGGCAGCCTGCTCCCTGCATGGAGCGGTATCAACGTTCGCCAACACTTGACCGATGCAACCGGCTTTCCGGTTCTCATCGACAACGACTCGAAGCTCGCCGCCTATGGCGAACTTCGCTGGGGCGCGGGACGAGAGATCCGAGACTTCTTGTACTTCAAGCTCCATTCCGGGGTGGGCGGAGCCGTCGTCACGGACGGTCGCCTGACGCACGGCTCCACCGGAGCGGCCGGACACCTCGGGCACCTCAGCGTCGACCCGAACGGGCCGCTCTGCCGGTGCGGTGGCCGAGGGTGCCTGGAAACACTGGCGGGAGTGCCCGCAATCTTGGACTCGATCGCTCAGGCTCACGGCGAGGTGTCGCTGCGGCAGGCGCTCGTACTGCTGAATGACGGCGATCCCGCTGTCCTTACCGTCATTACCGAAGCGAGCCGCTGGGTCGGACGCGCCGCCGGGATACTCGCAAATGTTCTGAATCCGTCAGCGATCATCCTCGGCGGCGCGATGTCCGCGGCGTACGACTACATCGAGCCACCCCTGTCCTTGGCTCTGTCGGCCAACACCCTGCCCATCAATCGCGACACGAGGGTTCTGCCCGGCGCGTTGGGCCGAGACGCGTCGGCCCTCGGAGCGCTCGCGACATCACTGAAGCACGGGCTCGGCCGGCGGCTGACGCAATAG
- a CDS encoding GNAT family N-acetyltransferase — MIEIRPARTADAEHMAEIQNAIFRAGLRASSVDVAQVRERYLDLKHRVACTVAEQEGTVVGFQSLNRAWPGNPYDVAEGWGIIGTHIHPDAGRSGLGRRLFASSLAAAQAAGLRHIDATIGADNSAALAYYSAMGFTPYRDGKDAIPHRFDVP, encoded by the coding sequence ATGATCGAGATTCGACCAGCACGCACCGCAGATGCTGAGCACATGGCTGAGATACAGAACGCGATCTTCCGCGCAGGCTTGCGCGCTAGCTCGGTCGATGTCGCGCAGGTCCGGGAACGCTATTTAGACCTGAAGCACCGGGTGGCGTGCACCGTCGCAGAGCAGGAGGGCACGGTTGTTGGATTTCAGTCGCTCAATCGGGCGTGGCCCGGCAATCCGTACGACGTGGCCGAGGGGTGGGGAATCATCGGGACGCACATCCACCCTGACGCAGGTCGAAGCGGACTAGGCCGTCGCCTCTTCGCTTCGTCGCTGGCGGCGGCACAAGCCGCCGGGCTGAGGCATATCGACGCCACCATCGGCGCCGACAACTCCGCTGCCTTGGCCTACTACTCCGCCATGGGCTTCACGCCCTACCGAGATGGCAAGGACGCCATCCCGCACCGCTTCGACGTGCCCTAG
- a CDS encoding uracil-DNA glycosylase: protein MTSYPDVLDDLVSSGAIAGDWPPALRAADPEIDEKLKDVLAKVEFTAPLLPASKCMWRAFELPLSRVRVLILGQDPYPNAEHAVGLSFSTGSGGPIPGSLQNIYRELYGPRTSWPADGDLSDWVNRGVMLLNRALTRPVGQDARPKRHVGWWRPLAVATCRAIAREAATRPIAALLWGVPAHRMREHLGSDVKIFANSHPSGMSVTRPSGSERPFRGSEPFAAVDEWMVSRGESKVGWAVRNTTGVTHDYPSISG, encoded by the coding sequence ATGACGTCCTACCCCGATGTACTGGATGATTTAGTCAGTAGCGGAGCCATCGCGGGGGACTGGCCCCCCGCCCTTCGAGCGGCAGATCCTGAAATCGATGAGAAGCTCAAAGACGTGCTCGCGAAGGTTGAGTTCACGGCGCCGCTCCTGCCCGCCTCAAAGTGCATGTGGAGGGCGTTCGAGCTTCCACTCTCGCGGGTTAGAGTGCTGATTTTGGGACAGGACCCTTACCCCAATGCGGAGCACGCAGTCGGTCTGAGTTTTTCGACCGGTAGTGGCGGGCCGATCCCCGGATCGCTTCAGAACATCTACCGCGAGCTCTACGGTCCGCGGACCAGTTGGCCCGCAGACGGTGACCTATCCGACTGGGTCAACCGAGGCGTCATGCTTCTGAATCGTGCTCTGACGCGTCCCGTGGGCCAGGATGCGCGTCCAAAGCGACACGTTGGATGGTGGCGGCCATTGGCCGTGGCGACGTGCCGGGCGATTGCCCGTGAAGCCGCGACTCGGCCCATCGCGGCCCTCCTGTGGGGAGTCCCCGCTCACAGGATGCGTGAGCACCTCGGCTCCGACGTAAAGATCTTCGCGAACAGCCACCCCTCAGGGATGTCGGTCACCCGGCCATCAGGAAGCGAACGACCCTTCCGAGGATCGGAACCGTTCGCTGCTGTTGATGAGTGGATGGTCAGTCGGGGGGAGAGCAAGGTTGGGTGGGCTGTCCGAAACACGACCGGAGTCACTCATGACTATCCGTCGATCTCGGGGTGA
- a CDS encoding ABC transporter permease: protein MTTQSDPPQAAVEAAAPLTPTGSKATPAVDDRWQKRSLPGRIVRRPEFGSALVTIAMIVFFAVVAGGGGFLSTSGTAGWLNTAAELGIVAVPIALLMISGEFDLSIGSTVGASGILVAISTGQFGLPIGVSVVLALLLGGAVGLLNGLLVNKTGMPSFIVTLAANFFLLGIALGLARRVASTSTVSVVFDGPAHGIFAGKLGDFNASIFWWMAIAVVAAWILGKKPFGSWIYATGGSADSARRAGVPTARVKLLLFVTSGVAAALLGVITAAQDNAGNAVSGQGFVFQAPIVAVIGGVLLTGGYGSVLGVCFGAAIYGIVSIGLFYTGWNTDWAPAFIGVLLVLAVLANSYIREAALSNRSVRRKAATS from the coding sequence ATGACAACCCAATCCGACCCACCTCAGGCCGCGGTGGAAGCCGCAGCCCCGCTGACTCCCACGGGCTCGAAAGCCACTCCTGCCGTCGACGATCGCTGGCAGAAGCGCAGCCTCCCCGGCAGGATCGTCCGGCGACCTGAATTCGGTTCGGCGCTGGTCACCATCGCGATGATCGTGTTCTTCGCCGTTGTCGCGGGAGGGGGCGGCTTTCTGAGCACGTCCGGCACCGCGGGATGGCTCAACACCGCCGCCGAACTCGGAATCGTCGCCGTCCCCATCGCGCTGCTCATGATCTCGGGAGAATTCGACCTCTCGATCGGCTCGACCGTCGGCGCCTCAGGGATCCTCGTCGCCATTTCCACCGGCCAGTTCGGGCTTCCCATCGGAGTCAGCGTCGTCCTCGCGCTGCTGCTCGGAGGTGCCGTGGGCTTGCTCAATGGGCTTCTCGTCAATAAGACCGGCATGCCCTCCTTCATCGTGACCCTGGCAGCGAACTTCTTTCTGCTCGGCATCGCCCTCGGGCTGGCGCGGCGCGTTGCCTCCACCAGCACGGTCTCGGTGGTCTTCGATGGTCCAGCGCACGGCATCTTCGCCGGGAAGCTGGGCGACTTCAACGCATCCATCTTCTGGTGGATGGCGATCGCGGTCGTGGCTGCGTGGATCCTTGGGAAAAAACCGTTCGGAAGTTGGATCTACGCGACTGGCGGCAGTGCAGACTCAGCCCGCCGGGCAGGCGTACCCACCGCTCGGGTGAAGCTTCTGCTGTTCGTCACCAGCGGCGTCGCAGCCGCGCTCCTTGGCGTCATCACCGCGGCCCAGGACAACGCCGGTAACGCCGTGTCGGGGCAAGGATTCGTGTTCCAGGCCCCCATCGTCGCGGTGATCGGCGGAGTGTTGCTCACGGGCGGGTACGGCTCAGTCCTTGGCGTCTGTTTCGGCGCAGCCATCTACGGCATCGTCAGCATTGGCCTGTTCTACACCGGTTGGAACACCGACTGGGCCCCCGCCTTCATCGGAGTTCTGCTCGTACTCGCCGTTCTGGCGAATTCCTACATCCGGGAGGCCGCCCTTTCCAACCGGTCAGTTCGGCGAAAGGCAGCGACCTCATGA
- a CDS encoding substrate-binding domain-containing protein: MTVDEQNTPPYCSHIRTQHEQLVVDAVVEEDEVKYSMKRTAVVVTATAALALSGCSGNGGGSGASGKSKGGDPGLILAISGPLSDPFFGASKTGADAAAEDLGLNYEYVAGKDFTDIVSVYKKLTEAAIGRKPKAIVIGNYFPDTLSPLIKKATDQGIAVVVTNSGRDSWRKLGAIGFVGEDPQAMGAAAAKQALKKDAKRGLCVNQVQGNPTTEARCDGYIKAFKKAGGSAKMLQVSSEDGQNNSKIQQVVAGALKSDRSVDHVFTLGAGPAIAAVAAVKQVSKASSIGVGTTDLSKADLQAVKDGSLDFVIDQQPFLQGYYGLLVASQYLKYGVRPAAEISTGPLVITKSNVDRVLEVGDKYPGIRGAS, from the coding sequence TTGACCGTTGACGAACAAAATACACCGCCCTACTGTTCCCACATCCGCACCCAGCATGAGCAGCTAGTCGTAGATGCGGTCGTCGAGGAGGACGAAGTGAAGTACTCAATGAAACGCACGGCTGTTGTGGTCACCGCGACGGCGGCGCTCGCGCTGTCCGGGTGTAGCGGCAACGGCGGCGGCAGCGGCGCGTCGGGCAAGTCGAAAGGCGGTGACCCCGGTCTGATTCTGGCGATCTCCGGACCGCTCAGCGATCCGTTCTTCGGTGCGTCGAAGACGGGTGCCGACGCAGCTGCAGAGGACCTCGGGTTGAACTACGAATACGTCGCAGGCAAGGACTTCACCGACATCGTGTCGGTATACAAGAAGCTCACCGAGGCGGCCATCGGACGCAAGCCGAAGGCCATCGTCATCGGCAACTACTTCCCGGACACGCTGAGCCCGCTCATCAAGAAGGCAACCGACCAGGGCATCGCCGTTGTCGTCACGAACTCCGGCCGAGACTCCTGGCGCAAGCTCGGCGCCATCGGTTTCGTGGGGGAAGACCCGCAAGCGATGGGCGCCGCTGCTGCAAAGCAGGCGCTCAAGAAGGATGCCAAGCGCGGATTGTGCGTCAACCAGGTGCAGGGCAACCCCACAACCGAAGCCCGCTGTGATGGTTACATCAAGGCGTTCAAGAAGGCCGGTGGCTCGGCCAAGATGTTGCAGGTGTCCAGCGAAGACGGGCAGAACAACTCCAAGATCCAACAGGTCGTGGCGGGGGCGTTGAAGTCTGATCGGTCAGTCGATCACGTGTTCACCCTCGGCGCTGGCCCTGCGATCGCAGCCGTCGCCGCTGTCAAACAGGTCTCAAAAGCTAGTTCCATCGGCGTCGGCACCACCGACCTGTCGAAGGCCGATCTCCAGGCGGTCAAGGACGGTTCTCTCGATTTCGTCATTGACCAGCAGCCCTTCCTTCAGGGGTACTACGGCCTCCTCGTCGCCAGCCAGTACTTGAAGTACGGCGTCCGGCCCGCCGCCGAAATCTCCACGGGTCCGCTCGTCATCACCAAGAGCAATGTGGACCGCGTGCTCGAGGTCGGGGACAAGTACCCCGGAATCCGCGGCGCGAGCTGA
- a CDS encoding ATP-binding cassette domain-containing protein, translating into MTTPIISLVQAGRTFGGVTALAEIDIDLYPGEVHCLLGDNGAGKSTLIKLLSGVHALSSGAMHLDGESVRLASPREAQSRGIATVHQDTGAIPLMSVAKNFFLGVEPTRGRGLFSRFDTKKANTIALEQIRAMGITRVTDADQLVGTLSGGERQALAIARASYFGAKVLILDEPTSALGVKEATVVLRQIEKAREDGIAVVFITHNATHAIAVGDRFSVLIQGRVAAQFLRGQMTRNQILDLMAGGEESLDLFDRMES; encoded by the coding sequence ATGACCACGCCCATCATCTCGCTGGTCCAGGCCGGTCGAACCTTCGGAGGGGTGACCGCCCTGGCTGAAATCGACATCGACCTCTACCCGGGCGAGGTCCACTGCCTCCTTGGAGACAACGGTGCCGGCAAGTCCACTCTGATCAAGCTCCTGTCCGGAGTGCACGCCCTCTCCAGCGGTGCAATGCACCTCGACGGGGAGTCGGTGCGACTAGCTTCGCCTCGTGAGGCCCAGAGCCGCGGCATCGCAACAGTTCACCAGGACACGGGTGCGATCCCGCTGATGAGCGTGGCGAAAAACTTCTTCCTCGGGGTTGAGCCCACCCGCGGACGGGGCCTGTTTAGCCGCTTCGACACCAAGAAGGCGAACACCATCGCGCTCGAACAGATCCGCGCGATGGGCATCACCCGCGTCACGGACGCCGACCAGCTGGTCGGAACGCTGTCGGGCGGTGAACGGCAGGCACTGGCGATCGCGCGAGCGAGCTATTTCGGCGCGAAAGTCCTCATCCTCGACGAGCCCACCTCAGCCCTGGGTGTCAAAGAGGCGACCGTGGTGCTGCGTCAGATCGAGAAAGCTCGAGAAGACGGCATCGCCGTGGTCTTCATCACCCACAACGCCACCCATGCCATTGCGGTGGGGGACCGATTCTCCGTGCTCATTCAGGGGCGAGTGGCGGCCCAGTTCCTCCGCGGCCAGATGACGCGTAACCAGATCCTGGACCTGATGGCGGGCGGCGAGGAAAGCCTCGACCTGTTCGACCGCATGGAGAGCTGA